Proteins encoded by one window of Chromobacterium violaceum ATCC 12472:
- the bamA gene encoding outer membrane protein assembly factor BamA: MKLKRLAVAAMGLTMATVAMAADPFVIKDIRVEGLQRTEPGTVFNYLPVKVGDTFTDAKAKEAIKALFGTGFFNDVRVESRGDTLIVTVAERPVITQLNINGAKEFSKDQLKKALKDNGFAESLIFDQALLDGAVQELKRQYYSRGKYSVEITPTVTKLERNRVAVTLDINEGVTARIREIRIVGANAFAQSKLLDEFSLTTGGWLSWITKDDQYSKQKLTGDLEKLKAFYQNQGYMEFGIDSSQVSIGADKKDMYLVINVHEGKKYTVSDVRLAGDLKVPEAELMKLMQVKRGDTFNNEKVTESVKALSDRLGNEGYAFANVNVLPDIDREKQTAAFTFFVDPGRKTYVRRVNVAGNSKTRDEVIRRELRQLEGAPYNAANVKRSKERLELLGYFEDVNVETPAVADAPDQVDMNIGLKERSTGSISGSLGYVQGEGLVLGANISQSNIFGSGKYMSLGMSTGKVNKNYSLSFTDPYFTPDGVSLGYDLYNRVYNPDATSISAYKTSTTGADMRFGVPITEYDRINFTIGAEKTDITTYSNSPQQYIDFVKQYGNSNYTVLGTVGWGRDTRDSALWPTRGASIRVNADFGLPGGSLQYYSLTHQQTWFFPLSKDFTLMLNGELGYADGYGKTKQLPFFKNFYMGGLGSVRGYDSSSIGPYDSVANSYLGGNRKAVANVEILFPFPGMKDNKSLRTSLFFDAGTLWNTNLTAAEKAQGITSSPSDGFRYSAGLALTWLSPMGPMKFSIANPLKKEQGDKIQRFQFQLGTAF; the protein is encoded by the coding sequence ATGAAATTGAAGCGACTCGCAGTAGCCGCAATGGGCCTGACCATGGCCACCGTTGCCATGGCTGCAGATCCGTTTGTGATCAAGGATATCCGCGTTGAAGGCCTGCAGCGTACCGAGCCGGGCACGGTCTTCAACTATCTGCCGGTCAAGGTGGGCGACACCTTCACCGACGCGAAGGCCAAGGAAGCGATCAAGGCGCTGTTCGGCACTGGATTCTTCAACGACGTGCGCGTGGAAAGCCGCGGCGACACGCTGATCGTCACCGTGGCCGAACGCCCGGTGATCACCCAGCTGAACATCAACGGCGCCAAGGAATTCAGCAAGGACCAGTTGAAGAAGGCGCTGAAGGACAATGGCTTCGCGGAATCGCTGATCTTCGACCAGGCGCTGCTGGACGGCGCGGTGCAGGAGCTGAAGCGTCAGTATTACAGCCGCGGCAAGTACTCGGTGGAAATCACGCCCACCGTCACCAAGCTGGAACGAAACCGGGTGGCGGTGACGCTGGACATCAATGAAGGCGTGACCGCCCGCATCAGGGAAATCCGCATCGTCGGCGCCAATGCTTTCGCCCAGTCCAAGCTGCTGGACGAGTTCAGCCTGACCACCGGCGGCTGGCTGTCCTGGATCACCAAGGACGACCAGTATTCCAAGCAGAAGCTGACCGGCGACCTCGAGAAGCTGAAGGCCTTCTACCAGAATCAGGGTTATATGGAATTCGGCATCGACTCCTCCCAGGTGTCGATCGGCGCGGACAAGAAGGACATGTACCTGGTCATCAACGTGCACGAGGGCAAGAAGTACACCGTGTCCGACGTGCGCCTGGCCGGCGACCTGAAGGTGCCGGAAGCCGAACTGATGAAGCTGATGCAGGTCAAGCGCGGCGACACTTTCAACAATGAGAAGGTCACCGAGTCGGTGAAGGCCCTGAGCGACCGCTTGGGCAACGAGGGCTACGCCTTCGCCAATGTCAACGTGCTGCCGGACATCGACCGCGAAAAGCAGACCGCCGCCTTCACCTTCTTTGTCGATCCGGGCCGCAAGACCTATGTCCGCCGCGTCAATGTGGCCGGCAACAGCAAGACCCGCGACGAAGTGATCCGCCGCGAGCTGCGCCAGCTGGAAGGCGCGCCCTACAACGCCGCCAACGTCAAGCGCAGCAAGGAGCGCCTGGAGCTGCTGGGCTATTTCGAGGACGTCAACGTCGAAACCCCGGCGGTGGCCGACGCGCCGGACCAGGTAGACATGAACATCGGCCTGAAGGAGCGGTCCACCGGCAGCATTTCCGGCAGCCTGGGCTATGTGCAGGGCGAGGGCCTGGTGCTGGGCGCCAACATCTCCCAGAGCAACATCTTCGGCTCGGGCAAGTACATGTCCTTGGGCATGTCCACCGGCAAGGTCAACAAGAACTACTCGCTGTCGTTCACCGACCCGTATTTCACCCCGGACGGCGTCAGCCTGGGCTACGACCTGTACAACCGCGTCTACAACCCGGACGCCACCTCGATTTCCGCGTACAAAACCAGCACCACCGGCGCAGACATGCGTTTCGGCGTGCCGATCACCGAGTACGACCGCATCAATTTCACGATCGGCGCGGAAAAGACCGACATCACCACGTACAGCAACAGCCCGCAGCAGTACATCGACTTCGTCAAGCAGTACGGCAACAGCAACTACACGGTGCTGGGCACCGTGGGCTGGGGCCGGGACACCCGGGACAGCGCGCTGTGGCCGACCCGCGGCGCCAGCATCCGCGTCAACGCCGACTTCGGCCTGCCGGGCGGCTCGCTGCAGTATTACAGCCTGACTCATCAGCAGACTTGGTTCTTCCCGCTGTCCAAGGACTTCACGCTGATGCTGAACGGCGAATTGGGCTATGCTGACGGCTATGGCAAAACCAAGCAGCTGCCGTTCTTCAAGAACTTCTACATGGGCGGCCTGGGTTCGGTCCGCGGCTACGACAGCAGCAGCATCGGCCCGTACGACTCGGTGGCGAATTCCTACCTGGGCGGCAACCGCAAGGCGGTCGCGAACGTGGAAATCCTGTTCCCCTTCCCGGGGATGAAGGACAACAAGTCGCTGCGCACCAGCCTGTTCTTCGACGCGGGCACCTTGTGGAACACCAACCTGACGGCTGCGGAAAAAGCGCAGGGCATCACCAGCTCGCCGAGCGACGGCTTCCGCTATTCCGCGGGCTTGGCGCTGACCTGGCTGTCTCCGATGGGGCCGATGAAGTTCAGTATCGCCAACCCGCTGAAGAAAGAGCAGGGCGACAAGATCCAGCGCTTCCAGTTCCAGTTGGGCACGGCGTTCTAA
- a CDS encoding OmpH family outer membrane protein, whose translation MKALKWWLAVLSVAALPVHAADFKLGFVNIERIYREAGVSVAIYKKLDKEFSSRREELKKMETRAKDLESMLAKNSLSPDDRKRYEREYAGLDRDYRAKSRELAEDYNQRRNEEFAGVTERANRAVKDIAQRENYDLILQEAVYINPKFDLTPQVLKELDK comes from the coding sequence ATGAAAGCATTGAAATGGTGGCTGGCGGTGCTGAGCGTGGCGGCGCTGCCGGTTCATGCCGCCGACTTCAAGCTGGGCTTCGTCAACATCGAGCGCATCTATCGCGAAGCGGGCGTGTCCGTGGCCATCTACAAGAAGCTGGACAAGGAGTTTTCCAGCCGCCGCGAGGAGCTGAAGAAGATGGAGACCCGGGCCAAGGATCTGGAGTCCATGCTGGCCAAGAACAGCCTGTCGCCGGATGACCGCAAGCGTTACGAGCGGGAGTACGCGGGGCTGGACCGCGATTACCGCGCCAAGTCCCGCGAACTGGCCGAGGATTACAATCAGCGCCGCAACGAGGAGTTCGCCGGCGTGACCGAGCGGGCCAACCGCGCGGTCAAGGATATCGCCCAGCGCGAAAACTACGATTTGATCCTGCAGGAAGCGGTGTACATCAACCCCAAGTTCGATCTGACGCCGCAAGTGCTGAAAGAGCTGGACAAGTAA
- the lpxD gene encoding UDP-3-O-(3-hydroxymyristoyl)glucosamine N-acyltransferase, translating into MSYTLEHIVKQLGGALRGPNREVSRLAPLELAGAGEIAFVASAKFRRQMLESAADALIVTEALAAELPDRSLIVAADPYLYFARLATLFHPPKAPRAGIHPRAVVGVGCRIGESSEIAANATIGDNVVIGERCRLMPGVVVGDGCEIGDDVTLYPNVTIYHDCVIGNRVGVHSGSVIGGDGFGLAWDKDHWFKIPQTGRVVLEDDVEIGANTTVDRGALVDTVIRKGAKIDNLVQIAHNVEIGEHTAIAGCVGIAGSTKIGARCTVGGAAMFVGHIEVADRTHIGGGTLVSKSIKEAGNYASSYPLQSMKDWLSNAVHVRHLDDFAKRVKQLERELETLKKSKEEPHE; encoded by the coding sequence ATGTCCTACACACTCGAACACATCGTAAAGCAACTGGGCGGAGCGCTGCGCGGCCCGAACCGGGAAGTGTCCCGGCTGGCCCCGCTTGAGCTGGCCGGCGCCGGCGAGATCGCCTTCGTCGCCAGCGCCAAGTTCCGTCGCCAGATGCTGGAAAGCGCGGCGGACGCGCTGATCGTCACCGAGGCGCTGGCCGCCGAGCTGCCGGACCGCTCGCTGATCGTGGCCGCCGATCCCTATCTGTATTTCGCGCGGCTGGCGACGCTGTTCCATCCGCCCAAGGCGCCGCGCGCCGGCATCCATCCGCGCGCGGTGGTGGGCGTGGGCTGCCGGATAGGCGAGAGCAGCGAGATCGCGGCCAACGCGACCATCGGCGACAACGTCGTCATCGGCGAGCGCTGCCGCCTGATGCCAGGCGTGGTGGTCGGCGACGGCTGCGAGATCGGCGACGACGTCACGCTTTACCCCAATGTCACCATCTATCATGACTGCGTGATCGGCAACCGCGTCGGCGTGCACTCGGGCAGCGTGATCGGCGGCGACGGCTTCGGCCTGGCCTGGGACAAGGACCACTGGTTCAAGATCCCGCAAACGGGCAGGGTGGTGCTGGAGGACGACGTCGAGATCGGCGCCAACACCACAGTGGACCGCGGCGCGCTGGTGGATACGGTGATCCGCAAGGGCGCCAAGATAGATAACCTGGTGCAGATTGCCCACAATGTTGAAATCGGCGAGCATACCGCCATCGCCGGCTGCGTCGGCATCGCCGGCAGCACCAAGATCGGCGCGCGCTGCACCGTCGGCGGCGCGGCGATGTTCGTCGGCCACATCGAAGTGGCGGACCGCACTCATATCGGCGGCGGCACCCTGGTGTCGAAGTCGATCAAGGAGGCCGGCAACTACGCGTCCTCCTACCCGTTGCAAAGCATGAAGGATTGGCTGTCCAACGCCGTCCACGTGCGTCATCTGGACGATTTCGCCAAGCGCGTGAAGCAGCTTGAGCGGGAACTGGAAACACTGAAAAAATCGAAGGAAGAACCTCATGAGTGA
- the fabZ gene encoding 3-hydroxyacyl-ACP dehydratase FabZ translates to MSEHAVSIDVREIMRCLPHRYPFLLVDRVTEMEPNVRIKALKNVTINEPFFVGHFEQYPVMPGVLIIEALAQAAGILAIKSQGERLENELYFFVGIDNARFKRQVVPGDQLVFEVTQMTVKRGIGKYAARALVDGQVACEAEIMCARREV, encoded by the coding sequence ATGAGTGAACACGCTGTCTCGATCGATGTCCGCGAGATCATGCGCTGCCTGCCGCATCGTTACCCGTTCCTGCTGGTTGACCGCGTCACCGAAATGGAGCCCAACGTGCGCATCAAGGCGCTGAAGAACGTCACCATCAACGAGCCGTTCTTCGTCGGCCACTTCGAACAATATCCGGTGATGCCGGGCGTGCTGATCATCGAGGCGCTGGCCCAGGCCGCCGGCATCCTGGCGATCAAGAGCCAGGGCGAACGCTTGGAGAACGAGCTGTACTTCTTCGTCGGCATCGACAACGCCCGCTTCAAGCGCCAGGTGGTGCCGGGCGACCAACTGGTGTTCGAAGTGACGCAGATGACCGTCAAGCGCGGCATCGGCAAGTACGCCGCGCGCGCGCTGGTGGACGGCCAGGTGGCTTGCGAAGCCGAGATCATGTGCGCGCGCCGCGAGGTGTGA
- the lpxA gene encoding acyl-ACP--UDP-N-acetylglucosamine O-acyltransferase: protein MAIHPTAIVDPKAQIADDVEIGAYSIIGPNVSIGAGSWIGPHVVIEGHTAIGKNNRVFQFCSLGAIPQDLKYAGEPTRLEIGDNNTIREFCTFNTGTVQDGGVTRVGSDNWIMAYVHIAHDCQVGNHIILANNATLAGHVHLGDWVFLGGFTSVHQFVIVGEHAMTAFASAVAQDIPAYVTAHGNRAVPSGINAEGMKRRGFTPEQIRRVRNAYKTLYRQGLSYDEAKAAILAEAGEGHAELEPFVRFFGQSARGIIR, encoded by the coding sequence ATGGCCATTCATCCGACCGCAATCGTAGATCCCAAGGCGCAGATCGCCGACGACGTCGAAATCGGCGCCTATTCCATCATCGGCCCCAACGTCAGCATCGGCGCCGGCAGCTGGATAGGCCCGCACGTGGTGATCGAAGGCCATACCGCCATCGGCAAGAACAATCGCGTGTTCCAGTTCTGTTCGCTGGGCGCCATCCCGCAGGACTTGAAATACGCCGGCGAGCCGACCCGGCTGGAGATAGGCGACAACAACACCATCCGCGAGTTCTGCACCTTCAATACCGGCACGGTGCAGGATGGCGGCGTCACCCGCGTCGGCAGCGACAACTGGATCATGGCCTATGTGCACATCGCGCACGACTGCCAGGTGGGCAACCACATCATCCTGGCCAATAACGCCACCCTGGCCGGCCATGTCCACCTCGGTGACTGGGTGTTCCTGGGCGGCTTCACCAGCGTGCACCAGTTCGTCATCGTCGGCGAGCACGCGATGACCGCCTTCGCCAGCGCGGTGGCGCAGGACATTCCGGCGTATGTGACGGCGCACGGCAACCGCGCGGTGCCGTCCGGCATCAATGCGGAAGGCATGAAGCGCCGCGGTTTCACGCCCGAGCAGATCCGCCGCGTCCGCAACGCCTACAAGACCTTGTATCGCCAGGGCTTGAGCTACGACGAGGCCAAGGCCGCCATTCTGGCCGAAGCGGGCGAAGGCCATGCCGAGCTGGAGCCGTTCGTGCGCTTCTTCGGACAATCGGCGCGAGGCATCATCCGCTGA
- the lpxB gene encoding lipid-A-disaccharide synthase, whose amino-acid sequence MSDQLFKRKGALKVAMVAGEASGDLLAAHLMDALRAHRSDIEFAGIGGPRMEARGFHSMVPQEKLAVRGYSEVLKSLPELLKIRRRLREQLLEERPDVFIGVDAPDFNLGLEAGLKKGGIPTVHYVSPSVWAWRPERVQKIGRAVNHVLCLFPMEPPLYRQAGVPVTYVGHPLASEIPLEPDREAMRDQLGLPQGVPVFTLMPGSRQSELEYMVPIYLDTARLLLRQYPEAQFLVPLATRATMDQFEQMLYRFKARDLPIRKLFGHAQMAMIASDVVLVTSGTATLEVALTKRPMVISYKLSALTYRLVKRKIKLPYVGLPNILCGRFVVPELLQKQATPQKLAEEMQRLYTDSAARADMEKAFTELHLALKQDTATRAARAVLEVARCH is encoded by the coding sequence ATGAGCGACCAACTGTTCAAGCGCAAGGGGGCCTTGAAGGTTGCCATGGTGGCCGGGGAGGCTTCCGGCGACCTGCTGGCCGCCCACCTGATGGATGCGCTGCGCGCGCACCGCAGCGACATCGAATTCGCCGGCATCGGCGGCCCGCGCATGGAAGCCCGCGGCTTCCACAGCATGGTGCCGCAGGAGAAGCTGGCGGTGCGCGGCTACTCCGAAGTCCTGAAAAGCCTGCCGGAGCTGCTGAAGATACGCCGCCGGCTGCGCGAGCAGCTGCTGGAGGAAAGGCCGGATGTTTTCATCGGCGTGGATGCCCCCGATTTCAACCTGGGCCTGGAGGCCGGCTTGAAGAAGGGCGGTATTCCCACCGTGCATTACGTCAGCCCTTCGGTATGGGCGTGGCGTCCTGAGCGCGTCCAGAAGATAGGCCGCGCGGTCAACCACGTGCTGTGCCTGTTCCCGATGGAACCGCCGCTGTACCGCCAGGCCGGCGTGCCGGTGACTTATGTCGGCCATCCGCTGGCCAGCGAGATTCCGCTGGAGCCGGACCGGGAGGCGATGCGCGACCAACTGGGGCTGCCGCAAGGCGTGCCGGTGTTCACCCTGATGCCGGGCAGCCGCCAGAGCGAGCTGGAATACATGGTGCCCATCTACCTGGACACGGCCCGCCTGCTGTTGCGCCAGTATCCGGAGGCCCAATTCCTGGTGCCGTTGGCCACCCGCGCCACCATGGACCAGTTCGAGCAGATGCTGTACCGCTTCAAGGCGCGCGACCTTCCCATACGCAAGCTGTTCGGCCACGCGCAGATGGCGATGATCGCCAGCGACGTGGTGCTGGTCACCAGCGGCACGGCGACGCTGGAGGTGGCGCTGACCAAGCGGCCGATGGTGATCAGCTACAAGCTGTCCGCCCTGACTTACCGGCTGGTCAAGCGCAAGATCAAGCTGCCCTACGTCGGTCTGCCCAATATCTTGTGCGGCCGCTTCGTGGTGCCGGAACTGCTGCAGAAGCAGGCCACGCCGCAGAAGCTGGCCGAGGAGATGCAGCGGCTGTACACCGACTCCGCGGCCAGGGCCGACATGGAAAAGGCGTTCACCGAACTGCACCTGGCCTTGAAGCAGGATACGGCCACCCGCGCCGCGCGCGCGGTGCTGGAGGTGGCGCGATGCCATTGA
- the rnhB gene encoding ribonuclease HII, translating into MPLKLRVAGVDEAGRGPLAGAVFAAAVILDPAKPIAGLADSKVLSEAQRDELAVLIKRDALAWCVASASVEEIDKLNILHATMLAMTRAVEGLPVRPDLAQIDGNRVPKHLPVPGEAIVKGDAKVAAISAASILAKTARDAELVALDALHPQYGFARHKGYPTAEHLAAIEAHGVLPAHRKTFGPVKAWLASHQGALF; encoded by the coding sequence ATGCCATTGAAGCTGCGGGTGGCGGGCGTGGACGAGGCGGGCCGCGGTCCGCTGGCCGGCGCCGTGTTCGCCGCCGCCGTCATCCTGGATCCGGCCAAACCGATCGCCGGGCTTGCCGACTCCAAGGTGTTGAGCGAGGCGCAACGCGACGAGCTTGCCGTCTTGATCAAGCGGGACGCGCTGGCCTGGTGCGTCGCCAGCGCCAGCGTCGAAGAAATCGACAAGCTCAACATCCTGCACGCCACCATGCTGGCCATGACGCGAGCGGTGGAGGGGTTGCCGGTGAGGCCGGATCTCGCCCAGATAGACGGCAACCGCGTGCCCAAGCATCTGCCGGTGCCGGGCGAGGCCATCGTCAAGGGCGACGCCAAGGTGGCGGCCATCTCCGCCGCCTCCATCCTGGCCAAGACCGCGCGCGACGCCGAGCTGGTGGCGCTGGATGCGCTCCATCCCCAATACGGTTTCGCCCGCCACAAAGGCTATCCCACCGCCGAGCACCTGGCCGCCATCGAGGCGCATGGCGTGCTGCCTGCGCACCGCAAGACCTTCGGGCCGGTCAAGGCCTGGCTGGCCAGCCACCAGGGCGCCTTGTTCTAG
- a CDS encoding DNA-deoxyinosine glycosylase gives MAEQDGKRCFPPVADGDTRLLILGSLPGDASLAASQYYAHPRNQFWRLLGDVLGRDLAALPYDARLAVLRAAGVGLWDVVAQARRKGSLDADLRDIRHNDLADFAASLPSLRAVAFNGAAAAKAEAQLAGLGLAVARLPSSSPAHTQAYEAKLAVWRQLERYLDLSA, from the coding sequence ATGGCGGAGCAGGACGGCAAACGCTGTTTCCCGCCGGTGGCGGATGGCGATACCCGGTTGCTGATCCTGGGCTCGCTGCCCGGCGATGCCTCGCTGGCGGCCAGCCAGTACTACGCCCATCCGCGCAACCAGTTCTGGCGGCTGCTGGGCGACGTGCTGGGGCGCGACCTGGCCGCGCTGCCGTACGATGCCCGCCTGGCCGTCTTGCGCGCTGCCGGCGTGGGTTTGTGGGACGTGGTGGCCCAGGCTCGCCGCAAGGGCAGCCTGGATGCCGATCTGCGCGACATCCGGCACAATGACCTGGCCGATTTCGCCGCCAGCCTGCCGTCGTTGCGAGCGGTGGCTTTCAACGGCGCCGCCGCGGCCAAGGCGGAGGCGCAACTGGCGGGGCTGGGGCTGGCCGTTGCGCGTTTGCCCTCGTCCAGCCCGGCGCATACGCAGGCCTACGAGGCAAAACTTGCAGTCTGGCGCCAATTGGAACGATATTTAGACTTGTCAGCTTAA